From a single Pseudoalteromonas sp. Scap06 genomic region:
- a CDS encoding 4-hydroxyproline epimerase — translation MLKGTFFCIDGHTCGNPVRLITSGHPQLSGQSMSEKRQDFFQNHDWIRQALMFEPRGHDMMSGGFLYPPTTEDGDAAILFVETSGCLPMCGHGTMGIVTFALEHGLLHAKVPGTLLLDTPAGRVRINYEMTDGKVQWVKIYNVPAYLAYQSIVIEVPELGELKVDIAYGGNFYIIVEPQANYKGIEHLTAGQILKYSPQVRDAINAKIKCVHPLDPTVQGASHVLWAGTPKNANSHAANAVFYGDKAIDRSPCGTGTSARMAQLFAKGQLAQGQEFIHESYIGSQFIGRIEQVTEIAGVTAILPSIQGWSRVTGTSAITVDDDDPYAFGFQVI, via the coding sequence ATGCTCAAAGGGACCTTTTTTTGTATTGACGGCCATACCTGTGGCAATCCCGTAAGGCTAATTACCAGTGGTCACCCGCAATTGAGCGGACAGAGCATGAGTGAGAAACGCCAAGACTTTTTTCAAAATCACGATTGGATACGCCAAGCGCTAATGTTTGAGCCTCGTGGTCACGATATGATGTCGGGCGGATTTTTATATCCGCCTACCACAGAAGACGGCGATGCCGCTATCTTATTTGTTGAAACATCAGGGTGCTTGCCCATGTGCGGCCACGGCACAATGGGTATTGTTACGTTTGCTTTAGAGCATGGTTTATTACATGCAAAAGTGCCCGGGACCTTGCTATTAGATACGCCAGCTGGACGTGTACGAATCAATTATGAAATGACCGATGGTAAAGTTCAGTGGGTAAAAATTTATAATGTTCCCGCGTACTTAGCATATCAGTCAATTGTAATTGAAGTACCTGAACTGGGCGAGCTTAAAGTAGATATTGCCTACGGAGGTAACTTCTACATTATTGTTGAACCGCAAGCCAATTACAAAGGCATTGAGCATTTAACCGCTGGGCAAATTTTAAAGTACAGCCCGCAGGTGCGTGATGCCATAAACGCAAAAATAAAATGTGTTCACCCCCTTGACCCAACCGTTCAAGGTGCAAGCCATGTGTTATGGGCAGGCACACCTAAAAATGCCAATTCACATGCCGCAAATGCTGTTTTTTATGGTGACAAAGCCATTGATCGCTCACCATGTGGAACAGGCACTAGCGCCCGTATGGCACAGCTTTTTGCGAAAGGGCAGTTGGCCCAAGGGCAAGAATTTATCCACGAAAGTTATATCGGTAGCCAATTTATCGGCCGTATTGAACAGGTAACAGAAATCGCAGGCGTAACAGCTATTCTGCCAAGTATTCAAGGTTGGTCTAGAGTAACAGGCACAAGTGCTATCACAGTCGATGACGATGACCCATATGCATTTGGGTTTCAAGTAATATAA
- a CDS encoding FAD-binding oxidoreductase has product MLSDNKTQHIGVVGAGIIGICCALKLQRAGFTVTLYDENGLAQGCSKGNAGHFATEQVFPLAHSSLLKKLPMMLLNPLGPLRIDWRYVIKALPWFWRFVNNMASSTYKANTHALQALNHRAITAYETLLDEFKLNHLITKKGSLLTFETTPVTQIQAMFEKYLSHGIAVELLNAEQLQRLEPNLAKTITHALFFKEVAHSVDPHLFCLSLAEQFRALGGQFCQQKVIEVSPVYSGYEINCPDQKFQADKVIIAAGAWSKLLLKPLGYNVPLDTERGYHCMLSSNYGLSRPVASAERSFIMTPMSQGLRIAGTVEFAGTERKMNNKRALALLPNAKAMLNHSAVTLQPSSVWMGCRPSLPDSLPVIGEAPNHTNLFFAFGHQHLGLTQGAITGELITSLCLQQVPSVDIKPYCISRFSSQAACSSHAPLAQ; this is encoded by the coding sequence ATTTTGTCTGATAATAAAACACAACATATTGGCGTGGTTGGAGCAGGTATAATCGGTATTTGTTGTGCGTTAAAATTACAACGCGCTGGCTTTACAGTTACTTTGTATGATGAAAATGGCTTAGCTCAAGGCTGCTCGAAAGGGAATGCTGGGCACTTTGCAACAGAGCAAGTATTTCCTTTAGCGCACTCATCGTTATTAAAAAAGCTGCCTATGATGCTATTAAACCCACTCGGCCCTCTTAGAATAGATTGGCGCTATGTGATCAAAGCACTACCTTGGTTTTGGCGGTTTGTTAATAACATGGCTAGCTCAACCTATAAAGCAAATACCCACGCTTTACAGGCGCTCAACCACCGTGCAATTACAGCCTACGAGACCCTGCTAGATGAATTCAAATTAAATCATTTAATAACAAAGAAAGGGAGCTTGCTCACTTTCGAAACAACGCCAGTTACACAAATACAGGCTATGTTTGAAAAATATTTATCACACGGTATCGCTGTAGAGCTGCTCAATGCTGAACAACTACAACGACTGGAACCTAATTTAGCAAAAACCATAACGCATGCATTATTTTTTAAAGAGGTAGCACACAGCGTTGATCCTCATTTATTTTGCTTAAGTTTAGCTGAGCAATTTAGAGCTTTAGGTGGGCAGTTTTGCCAACAAAAAGTGATTGAGGTTTCACCTGTTTATAGTGGCTATGAAATTAATTGCCCTGACCAAAAATTTCAAGCCGATAAAGTCATCATCGCAGCTGGTGCGTGGAGCAAATTACTGCTCAAGCCCTTAGGTTACAATGTACCTCTTGATACAGAGCGAGGCTATCATTGCATGTTATCGAGTAATTATGGTCTATCTCGTCCTGTCGCCTCTGCAGAGCGCAGTTTTATTATGACACCCATGAGCCAAGGTTTACGAATTGCTGGAACAGTAGAGTTCGCAGGTACAGAACGTAAAATGAATAATAAACGCGCTTTGGCATTATTACCCAATGCCAAAGCAATGCTCAATCATTCAGCGGTAACACTTCAACCTAGTAGCGTGTGGATGGGCTGCAGACCATCACTGCCCGATTCATTACCGGTCATAGGCGAAGCACCTAACCACACTAATTTATTTTTTGCATTTGGCCACCAGCACCTTGGATTAACTCAAGGTGCTATTACAGGTGAGCTAATAACTAGTTTGTGTTTACAACAAGTACCTAGCGTAGATATAAAACCATATTGTATCAGCCGCTTTTCATCTCAAGCTGCTTGCAGTTCACACGCCCCACTTGCACAATAG
- a CDS encoding Xaa-Pro peptidase family protein: MIAQGIGTHTKEQALASLSNMTDDLTPIQPQEHLERIKKAQVYMQQNGIDAIYLNAGTNLTYFTGMRWYASERLVGAILPAQGDVQYIAPFFEIGSLNGFKVIDGPIHGWQEHESPYQLFVDVITEMGIAKDGTIGIDESAQFFIFDGIKKAQSGLKLVNAQPVTAHCRMHKSTNELALMQRAMDMTLVVHKATASMLYEGISTTEVEAFIKQAHQKVGAPGNYFCIVLFGVATSFPHGVKDAQILKKDDVVLIDTGCKVHDYLSDITRTYVFGEASDRQRQFWDYEKAAQIAGFNAAKIGQTCQDVDAGARNYLAEQGLGPEYQTPGCPHRTGHGIGLDIHEWPYLVGGDKTPLATGMCFSNEPMLVVPNEFGIRLEDHFYMTDNGPKWFTEPSHSIDDPFKSTS; this comes from the coding sequence ATGATAGCCCAAGGTATTGGTACCCATACCAAAGAACAAGCACTTGCCAGTTTATCTAATATGACTGACGATTTAACCCCGATCCAACCGCAAGAGCACCTAGAACGAATTAAAAAAGCTCAAGTATACATGCAACAAAATGGTATTGACGCCATATATCTAAACGCTGGTACAAATCTTACTTATTTTACGGGAATGCGTTGGTATGCCAGTGAAAGACTGGTGGGAGCAATTTTACCTGCACAGGGCGATGTACAATATATTGCTCCTTTTTTTGAAATTGGTTCACTCAATGGCTTTAAAGTGATTGATGGCCCAATTCATGGTTGGCAAGAACATGAAAGCCCATATCAGCTATTTGTAGATGTAATAACCGAAATGGGCATTGCAAAAGATGGCACTATTGGCATTGATGAAAGTGCACAGTTTTTTATTTTTGATGGCATTAAAAAAGCACAAAGCGGCTTAAAACTGGTTAACGCACAACCCGTAACAGCACATTGTCGTATGCACAAATCAACCAATGAACTTGCATTAATGCAACGCGCAATGGATATGACCTTAGTGGTACATAAAGCCACAGCCAGTATGCTGTATGAAGGCATTAGCACCACTGAAGTAGAAGCTTTTATTAAACAAGCGCACCAAAAAGTAGGTGCGCCAGGTAACTATTTTTGCATTGTGTTATTTGGTGTTGCTACCTCTTTTCCCCATGGCGTAAAAGACGCGCAAATTCTTAAAAAAGACGATGTGGTATTAATTGATACTGGCTGTAAAGTGCACGATTACTTATCTGATATCACCCGCACTTATGTGTTTGGCGAAGCAAGTGATCGCCAGCGCCAATTTTGGGATTATGAAAAAGCGGCACAAATAGCTGGATTTAATGCAGCAAAAATAGGCCAAACATGTCAAGACGTAGATGCTGGAGCTCGTAATTATTTAGCTGAGCAAGGCCTTGGTCCTGAATATCAAACGCCAGGGTGCCCACACCGTACCGGCCACGGCATTGGCTTAGACATTCACGAGTGGCCTTATTTAGTCGGCGGCGATAAAACCCCTCTGGCCACCGGTATGTGCTTCAGTAACGAACCCATGCTCGTTGTACCAAATGAGTTTGGTATAAGATTAGAAGATCACTTTTATATGACCGACAACGGGCCAAAGTGGTTTACTGAGCCATCCCATAGTATCGACGACCCATTTAAATCAACCAGTTAA
- a CDS encoding collagenase, whose product MKINTLILTLPILGMSSMALADKVEERTFIPQTAVVERLHHHGVEQNHNEKAPIAKMQSQQKLFNARVMTMQAVAVTCDLNALANASTSSIITEIQNQGTQCINELFSASALTQSQVFTSDKMFAVANHAKALSLTYAGGGNVELEALFLYLRTGFYAEFYNDNVSFATWVTTAVVGAVDAFVANSHFYDDNDGHAKTLNEVIITMDSSEQQHRYLEVVKQWLSRFNESYGAKWNVRSAVNGIFTLLYRGQWNDEFVTAVGKDTDLVTRLSAFTQKQWMIGSDAQYLIVNAASELARLKQYSDTPIQSAVDTGLNAIFSTYTSFGYGDAVWLAAADSVSYYADCNDYGICGFVDNLIGQALPQSYSCSSTIKIRSQNMTVAQHAAACDAMGAEEGLFHTKLATNNTPVADDNNSFLQVNIFDSSDDYGKYAGVIFGINTNNGGMYLEGDPSVVGNQANFIAYEANYANAEHFVWNLEHEYVHYLDGRFDLYGDFNSPTEDVVWWSEGVAEYIANLNDNDAAKETISDGSRFTLAQIFSTTYDGFDQDRIYRWGYLAVRFMFERHYDEINTMLAHTRVGDWIAYKAKTEQWKSSYESEFVQWCDDLVAGAPSNIPPTVQINGPYYGVQNNDVSFTSNGSIDSDGSIVSYQWNFGDGSSSNQANPLHRYISEGEYNVSLIVTDNQGASQSAITTATIEKDSSVGDNILQNNQTVQTNGAQNEQQYFTFAVPQGASELVFTITGGEGDADLYVSYEAAPTETVYDCRPYIGGNEEQCAIDPVQVGTYQVMLYGYNAFENVQLTASYMPATSNVPDVCATQGSRSNGRLNDGEAVCLGNSGPMWFSLADVQSQSGITITTANGSGDISLSYAESSWPNGNNELAESNNSGNDECIYIANSSQYWGYLKVSGSSNGVSLVVDYNSSGCR is encoded by the coding sequence ATGAAAATTAACACACTGATTTTGACGTTACCGATATTAGGTATGAGTTCAATGGCATTGGCTGACAAGGTGGAGGAGCGAACATTTATACCTCAGACAGCCGTTGTAGAGCGTTTACATCATCATGGCGTTGAACAAAATCATAATGAAAAAGCACCGATTGCAAAAATGCAAAGCCAGCAAAAACTTTTTAATGCGCGTGTGATGACGATGCAAGCAGTCGCCGTTACGTGTGATTTGAATGCATTAGCAAACGCGAGCACATCAAGTATTATTACAGAAATTCAAAACCAAGGTACACAATGTATTAATGAGTTGTTTAGTGCCTCTGCTTTAACACAAAGTCAGGTGTTTACGTCTGATAAAATGTTTGCTGTTGCAAATCATGCTAAGGCACTTTCACTGACTTATGCTGGCGGCGGAAATGTAGAGTTGGAAGCGTTATTTTTATACCTACGAACTGGTTTTTACGCTGAGTTTTATAACGACAATGTTAGTTTTGCAACGTGGGTCACCACCGCAGTTGTGGGGGCGGTTGATGCATTTGTTGCCAATAGTCATTTTTACGACGATAACGACGGTCATGCTAAAACGTTAAACGAAGTAATCATCACAATGGACAGCTCAGAGCAACAGCATCGTTACCTTGAAGTGGTAAAACAATGGTTGAGCCGTTTTAATGAAAGCTACGGCGCTAAGTGGAATGTACGAAGTGCAGTGAATGGTATTTTTACCTTGTTATATCGTGGTCAATGGAATGATGAATTTGTTACGGCAGTGGGCAAAGACACTGATTTAGTAACAAGGCTCAGTGCGTTTACTCAAAAACAATGGATGATTGGATCAGACGCACAGTACCTTATTGTTAATGCAGCAAGTGAACTTGCTCGGTTAAAGCAATACTCAGATACACCGATTCAAAGTGCTGTAGATACTGGTCTAAATGCTATTTTTTCAACGTATACTAGCTTTGGTTATGGTGATGCGGTTTGGCTTGCGGCAGCTGACTCGGTTAGTTATTACGCAGATTGTAATGATTATGGTATTTGTGGGTTTGTAGATAACCTGATAGGTCAAGCACTGCCACAAAGCTATAGTTGCAGTAGCACGATTAAAATTCGTTCGCAAAATATGACTGTTGCGCAACATGCCGCCGCGTGTGATGCAATGGGTGCTGAGGAAGGGCTATTCCATACTAAACTTGCCACTAATAACACCCCCGTAGCTGATGATAATAATAGCTTTTTACAAGTGAATATTTTCGATAGTAGCGACGATTACGGTAAATATGCGGGGGTCATTTTTGGTATTAATACCAATAATGGTGGCATGTATTTAGAAGGTGATCCATCCGTTGTTGGCAACCAAGCAAACTTTATTGCTTATGAAGCAAATTATGCAAATGCAGAGCATTTCGTTTGGAATTTAGAGCACGAATATGTGCACTATCTCGATGGGCGATTTGATCTGTATGGCGACTTTAACTCTCCTACAGAAGATGTTGTTTGGTGGTCGGAAGGGGTTGCTGAATACATTGCTAATTTAAATGATAATGACGCAGCAAAAGAAACCATTAGTGATGGCTCACGTTTTACCCTAGCACAAATCTTTTCCACTACTTATGATGGTTTTGATCAAGACCGAATCTATCGTTGGGGTTACCTAGCTGTTAGGTTTATGTTTGAACGCCATTATGATGAAATTAATACTATGCTTGCCCATACCAGAGTGGGTGATTGGATTGCCTACAAAGCAAAAACAGAACAGTGGAAAAGTAGTTACGAAAGTGAATTTGTACAATGGTGCGATGATTTAGTTGCTGGCGCGCCTTCAAATATTCCGCCGACAGTTCAAATCAACGGCCCATATTATGGCGTGCAAAATAATGACGTCAGTTTTACCAGCAATGGCAGTATTGATAGCGATGGCTCAATTGTAAGTTATCAATGGAACTTTGGTGATGGCAGTAGCTCGAATCAGGCTAATCCACTTCACAGGTATATCAGTGAAGGGGAGTACAACGTAAGTTTGATAGTTACTGACAATCAAGGAGCAAGTCAATCAGCTATCACGACAGCGACCATCGAAAAAGATAGTAGTGTCGGTGATAACATATTGCAAAATAATCAAACAGTTCAGACTAACGGCGCGCAAAATGAGCAGCAATACTTTACTTTTGCCGTTCCGCAAGGTGCCAGTGAACTAGTATTTACAATTACTGGAGGAGAAGGAGATGCTGACCTGTATGTAAGCTATGAAGCGGCACCAACAGAGACCGTTTACGATTGTCGTCCTTATATTGGTGGTAACGAAGAGCAGTGCGCCATTGACCCAGTACAAGTTGGTACTTATCAGGTTATGTTATATGGATATAATGCATTTGAAAATGTGCAATTAACAGCGTCTTATATGCCAGCCACTTCCAATGTGCCCGATGTATGTGCCACACAAGGCAGTCGTAGCAACGGTCGTTTAAATGATGGCGAAGCGGTTTGTTTAGGTAACAGCGGTCCGATGTGGTTTAGTCTTGCTGATGTGCAAAGTCAAAGTGGGATTACAATCACCACGGCCAATGGCAGTGGCGATATAAGCCTTAGCTATGCCGAGAGCTCGTGGCCTAATGGCAATAACGAATTGGCTGAGTCAAATAATAGTGGTAACGACGAGTGTATTTATATTGCTAATTCAAGCCAATATTGGGGTTACTTAAAGGTATCAGGCTCAAGTAATGGTGTTAGTTTAGTCGTTGACTATAACAGTAGTGGATGTCGTTAA
- a CDS encoding LacI family DNA-binding transcriptional regulator, translating to MNTKNRWTLKSIAKELGVSNATVSNAFNRPDQLSAKRREAILKACKELGYYGPNKAAQSLRSGTFNIVALVLPDSVEYMVSDPVASSFMRGVTSVLEKNGINVLLFSGNNENLNNVVDFVDGFICYGRPRNKALVEQLKTVQKHVVTVDFDIARNASININNEQASYEIAKHVLHSATDNVAILGLRLLDENVLCRVYEHHEFETGQSISHQRLRGYQRALNKANVTVADDRIWNIPESSERFASIAAKEVLNASPRPDVIICMSDLIALATMREAIKQGIKIGSELRIVGFDGIEEAARFVPRLTTIHQNSQEKGVIAANLFISKEEKQHEVGYALNIGASS from the coding sequence ATGAATACAAAAAACCGTTGGACATTAAAAAGTATTGCCAAAGAGTTAGGTGTGTCTAATGCTACGGTTTCAAATGCGTTTAATCGCCCTGATCAACTCTCGGCTAAACGACGCGAAGCCATACTTAAAGCTTGCAAAGAGCTCGGTTATTATGGCCCTAATAAAGCGGCGCAATCTCTGCGAAGTGGCACGTTTAATATTGTTGCTTTAGTGCTACCAGATAGCGTGGAATATATGGTGTCAGACCCTGTCGCCAGTAGCTTTATGCGTGGTGTAACCTCAGTGCTTGAAAAAAACGGCATTAATGTTTTATTGTTTTCAGGCAATAACGAAAACCTTAATAACGTTGTTGATTTTGTTGATGGGTTTATTTGTTATGGGCGCCCGCGAAACAAAGCACTGGTAGAGCAACTAAAAACAGTACAAAAACATGTGGTTACTGTGGATTTTGATATTGCCCGCAACGCATCAATTAATATAAATAACGAACAAGCCAGTTACGAAATAGCCAAACATGTTTTGCACAGTGCAACTGATAACGTGGCAATATTAGGCTTGAGATTACTCGATGAAAATGTATTGTGCCGAGTTTACGAACATCATGAGTTTGAAACGGGTCAATCTATTTCTCACCAACGCTTACGAGGTTATCAGCGTGCGTTAAATAAAGCGAATGTAACGGTAGCCGACGACCGCATTTGGAATATTCCTGAAAGTAGCGAGCGTTTTGCCAGCATAGCTGCAAAAGAAGTATTAAACGCCTCACCACGCCCTGATGTGATCATATGTATGAGTGATTTAATTGCCCTCGCCACCATGCGAGAAGCAATAAAACAAGGGATAAAAATAGGGAGTGAGCTACGTATTGTTGGATTTGATGGCATAGAAGAAGCAGCCCGTTTTGTGCCTCGCCTTACGACTATTCATCAAAATAGCCAAGAAAAAGGTGTAATAGCTGCTAACTTATTTATTTCTAAAGAAGAAAAACAACACGAAGTAGGTTACGCACTAAATATTGGTGCAAGTAGCTGA
- the gtfA gene encoding sucrose phosphorylase, whose translation MMKNKVQLITYADRITGKDINALTALLKGPLKDVFAGVHLLPFYNPIDGSDAGFDPIDHSEVDARIGTWSDIQALGKDHDLMADLIVNHVSAQSFQFQDVLAKGKASEFWDLFLTKEDVFPNGMSNQEQQAIYRPRPGSCFTPMKCGDGQTYDFWTTFTDNQIDINVKVEAGIAYLNNVLTKFSANNVNIIRLDAAGYAIKQAGTNCFMLDETFAYLDKLSKQANDLGMETIAEIHSHYQTQVDVAKRVNMVYDFALPPLILHSLFNNDVDALLKWLQISPRNCLTVLDTHDGIGIIDAGPMGDKPGLLNASQIDNLVETMHANSNNQSRKATGAAASNVDLYQVNCTYYDALGANDFDYLLSRAIQFFAPGVPQVYYGGLFACKNDMELLAKTNVGRDINRPYLDAAKIDEALNKPVVKGLIALIKIRNEHPAFAGEFTAQGGASVCCLMWKLEQQSISLSIDFASRTALITQVNGSQENTLNLQSLLV comes from the coding sequence ATGATGAAGAATAAAGTTCAATTGATCACATATGCTGATCGAATCACCGGTAAAGATATAAACGCATTAACAGCACTTCTAAAGGGTCCACTTAAAGACGTTTTTGCAGGGGTACACTTATTACCATTTTATAACCCAATAGATGGTAGCGATGCAGGTTTTGACCCAATTGATCACAGTGAAGTTGATGCCCGAATAGGAACTTGGTCAGATATTCAAGCACTTGGAAAAGACCATGATTTAATGGCCGACTTAATAGTAAACCATGTATCGGCGCAATCGTTTCAATTTCAGGATGTGCTGGCCAAAGGCAAAGCCTCTGAATTTTGGGATTTATTTTTAACTAAAGAAGACGTATTCCCTAATGGCATGAGCAACCAAGAACAACAAGCCATTTACCGTCCACGGCCTGGAAGCTGTTTTACACCAATGAAATGCGGTGATGGTCAAACGTATGATTTTTGGACCACCTTTACCGACAACCAAATTGATATAAATGTAAAAGTAGAAGCGGGCATTGCCTATTTAAATAACGTACTTACTAAATTTTCTGCTAACAACGTAAACATTATTCGTTTAGATGCAGCGGGTTACGCCATTAAGCAAGCAGGTACTAACTGTTTTATGCTCGATGAAACATTTGCCTATTTAGATAAACTCTCAAAGCAGGCAAATGATTTAGGCATGGAAACCATTGCTGAAATTCATAGCCATTATCAAACTCAAGTTGACGTGGCTAAGCGCGTAAACATGGTATACGACTTTGCTTTACCCCCGCTTATTTTACACAGCTTATTTAATAATGATGTAGACGCACTGCTTAAGTGGTTACAAATTTCACCGCGCAACTGTTTAACGGTGCTAGACACCCATGATGGTATTGGCATTATTGACGCGGGTCCAATGGGCGATAAACCAGGGCTGTTAAACGCATCTCAAATAGATAATTTAGTAGAAACCATGCATGCCAACAGCAATAACCAGAGCCGTAAAGCAACAGGTGCAGCTGCAAGTAATGTCGACCTATATCAAGTTAACTGTACGTATTACGATGCACTGGGCGCAAATGATTTTGATTACTTATTATCTCGCGCCATTCAATTTTTTGCACCGGGTGTACCACAAGTATATTACGGTGGTTTATTTGCTTGTAAAAATGATATGGAGCTTCTGGCGAAAACGAACGTTGGTCGTGATATTAATCGCCCTTATCTAGATGCCGCTAAAATAGATGAAGCGCTAAATAAGCCGGTAGTAAAAGGATTAATAGCATTAATTAAAATACGTAATGAGCATCCTGCATTTGCTGGTGAATTTACTGCTCAAGGTGGCGCAAGTGTATGTTGTTTAATGTGGAAGCTTGAGCAACAATCAATTTCTTTGAGTATTGATTTTGCTAGTCGTACTGCACTTATTACGCAGGTTAATGGTTCTCAAGAAAACACTTTAAACTTACAAAGTTTATTAGTTTAA
- a CDS encoding sugar MFS transporter, with product MTKSHTHVSSDPLQQIRWLTYMMFFMFAMTSDAVGMIIPELISDFGLSMTQASAFHYAPMAMIAISGLFLGFLADSLGRKKTIMLGLLIFSASCFLFAISSSFIFFVFLLCCIGLAIGLFKTGALALLGDISNSNEEHTKTMNKVEGFFGIGAIVGPALVGVLLVQNVSWTYLYIIAGIMCLILALLAWRADYPAVVKNTDKPASLKTTMKMVKNPYALGFSLAIALYVATEVAIYVWMPTLLKDYTGSWPLLATYALTIFFVLRAAGRFIAVWLLNRFSWQGVMAYLSFGIALCYVGTLYGGVDWAVALLPLSGLFMSMVYPTLNSKGISCFPVHQHGAVAGVILFFTALSAALAPLFMGMISDYFGHVRYGFYLATGFAVILFLAMLFNYIRDPSATALEQNNLVAE from the coding sequence ATGACAAAATCACACACACACGTAAGCAGCGATCCGTTGCAACAAATTCGTTGGCTCACATACATGATGTTTTTTATGTTTGCCATGACCTCTGACGCCGTTGGCATGATCATTCCCGAACTCATAAGCGATTTTGGTTTAAGTATGACCCAAGCCAGTGCGTTTCATTATGCGCCTATGGCCATGATTGCAATAAGTGGATTATTTCTAGGCTTTTTAGCCGATAGTCTTGGCCGTAAAAAAACGATTATGCTTGGATTATTAATATTCTCTGCAAGTTGTTTTTTGTTTGCGATTAGTAGCAGCTTTATATTTTTTGTTTTTTTACTGTGCTGTATTGGCCTCGCCATTGGTTTATTTAAAACCGGTGCATTGGCGCTTTTAGGTGATATTTCTAATAGCAACGAAGAGCACACCAAAACCATGAATAAAGTAGAAGGCTTTTTTGGCATTGGTGCCATTGTTGGCCCTGCTTTAGTTGGCGTGCTGCTGGTTCAAAATGTAAGTTGGACTTACCTTTACATCATTGCTGGCATTATGTGTTTGATTTTGGCATTGCTTGCTTGGCGTGCCGATTACCCTGCTGTGGTAAAAAATACAGATAAGCCAGCCTCACTAAAAACGACTATGAAAATGGTTAAAAACCCTTATGCACTGGGTTTTTCACTTGCAATTGCTTTATATGTTGCCACCGAAGTTGCCATATACGTGTGGATGCCTACTCTACTAAAAGATTACACTGGCTCATGGCCGCTGCTGGCCACTTACGCACTCACAATCTTTTTTGTGTTACGTGCTGCAGGGCGTTTTATTGCGGTATGGTTACTGAATAGGTTTAGTTGGCAAGGAGTTATGGCTTACTTAAGCTTTGGCATTGCGCTGTGTTACGTTGGCACTCTATATGGCGGCGTTGATTGGGCTGTGGCTTTATTACCTCTTTCAGGTTTATTTATGTCGATGGTTTACCCTACTTTAAATTCTAAGGGAATATCGTGTTTTCCTGTTCATCAACACGGCGCAGTAGCCGGTGTTATATTATTTTTTACCGCACTGTCAGCCGCTTTAGCACCTTTATTTATGGGTATGATCAGTGATTACTTTGGACACGTGCGCTACGGATTTTATTTAGCCACGGGTTTTGCAGTTATATTATTTTTAGCTATGCTGTTTAATTATATTCGTGACCCATCAGCAACTGCATTAGAGCAAAACAACCTAGTCGCTGAGTAA